Proteins found in one Triticum aestivum cultivar Chinese Spring chromosome 4D, IWGSC CS RefSeq v2.1, whole genome shotgun sequence genomic segment:
- the LOC123098718 gene encoding protein DETOXIFICATION 27: protein MAGSRRGGDEEACRVGLLDGHGGAKKDDWQVVDGGEGSSKLGRRVLEESKKLWVIVAPAMFSRIVTFSMNVITQAFAGHLGDLELAAISIANTVVVGFSFGLMLGMASALETLCGQAFGAKKYHMMGIYMQRSWIVLLGCAVLLLPMYFFAEDVLLLTGQSPELSAMAGRVSVWFIPLHFSFALLFPLQRFLQCQMKNFVSAAASGVALCVHLLVSWLFITRFQFGLVGIALTLNFSWWATFAMLFAYVACGGCPDTWHGFSVEAFADIWEFVKLSAASGVMLCLENWYYRVLILLTGNLKDAAIAVDALSICMTINAWEMMIPLAFFAGTGVRVANELGAGNGKGARFATIVSSLTSLVIGLFFWVLIMGLHDKLALIFTSSAVVLDAVNNLAILLAFTILLNSIQPVLSGVAVGSGWQSAVAYVNIGSYYLIGVPMGVLLGWLFDLGVLGIWAGMIGGTAVQTLILAIMTIRCDWEKEAMVASTRMDKWSEVR, encoded by the exons ATGGCGGGATCGCGGCGAGGGGGCGACGAGGAGGCGTGCCGGGTCGGCCTCCTGGACGGGCACGGCGGCGCCAAGAAGGATGACTGGCAGGTGGTCGACGGCGGCGAGGGATCCAGCAAGCTCGGGAGGCGGGTGTTGGAGGAGTCGAAGAAGCTGTGGGTGATCGTGGCGCCGGCCATGTTCAGCCGCATCGTCACCTTCAGCATGAACGTCATCACGCAGGCCTTCGCCGGCCACCTCGGCGACCTCGAGCTCGCCGCCATCTCCATCGCCAACACCGTCGTCGTCGGCTTCAGCTTCGGTCTCATG CTTGGCATGGCGAGCGCTCTGGAGACGCTGTGCGGGCAGGCGTTCGGCGCCAAGAAGTACCACATGATGGGCATCTACATGCAGCGCTCCTGGATCGTGCTGCTCGGCTGCGCCGTGCTGCTCCTCCCCATGTACTTCTTCGCCGAGGACGTGCTGCTGCTCACGGGGCAGTCGCCGGAGCTGTCGGCCATGGCCGGCAGGGTCTCCGTCTGGTTCATCCCGCTGCACTTCTCCTTCGCCCTGCTCTTCCCGCTGCAGCGGTTCCTGCAGTGCCAGATGAAGAACTtcgtcagcgccgccgcctccggggTGGCGCTCTGCGTCCACCTCCTCGTCAGCTGGCTCTTCATCACCCGGTTCCAGTTCGGTCTCGTCGGCATCGCGCTGACGCTCAACTTCTCCTGGTGGGCCACCTTCGCCATGCTCTTCGCCTACGTCGCCTGCGGCGGCTGCCCGGACACGTGGCACGGCTTCTCCGTCGAGGCGTTCGCCGACATCTGGGAGTTCGTCAAGCTCTCCGCCGCGTCTGGCGTCATGTTATG CCTGGAGAACTGGTACTACAGGGTACTCATCTTGCTGACAGGGAACCTCAAGGACGCGGCTATTGCGGTGGATGCGCTCTCCATCTG CATGACTATTAACGCATGGGAGATGATGATTCCCTTGGCGTTCTTCGCAGGGACTGG AGTGCGGGTGGCGAACGAGCTCGGCGCGGGAAACGGGAAGGGGGCTCGGTTCGCGACGATCGTGTCGTCCTTGACGTCGCTGGTGATCGGGCTCTTCTTCTGGGTGCTCATCATGGGCCTCCACGACAAGCTGGCGCTCATCTTCACCTCCAGCGCCGTCGTGCTGGACGCCGTCAACAACCTCGCCATCCTGCTGGCCTTCACCATCCTGCTCAACAGCATCCAGCCCGTGCTCTCAG GTGTGGCTGTTGGGTCTGGCTGGCAATCGGCGGTGGCCTACGTCAACATCGGCAGCTACTACCTCATCGGCGTCCCCATGGGTGTCCTCCTCGGCTGGCTCTTCGACCTTGGCGTCCTG GGGATCTGGGCGGGGATGATCGGCGGAACCGCCGTCCAGACGCTGATCCTGGCCATCATGACCATTCGCTGCGACTGGGAAAAGGAG GCCATGGTCGCGAGCACACGGATGGACAAGTGGTCCGAGGTCCGGTGA